The Deltaproteobacteria bacterium nucleotide sequence ATCTTTTCACTTCATTTCCCAGTTCAGGTCGCTAACCAGACCTAATGATCCAGGGGAAGCAATGGCAATGCCGTTCATCAGCCAGAGATAGACCTGCCCGGATAAGGCATGGCGCCAGAGGATGTCGGCCTGGCCATCCCCATCGAAGTCAGCTGTTTGGTTGATACGCCAGTTTAAATCGCTGACTGTGCCCGGGGACCCCAATGAGGCAACAGAAAGGCCGTCCATGAGCCAGGTATAGAGCTGTCCGGATAAGGCATGGCGCCAGAGGATATCGGCTTTACCGTCACCGTCAAAGTCA carries:
- a CDS encoding VCBS repeat-containing protein codes for the protein NHDGQADILWRHTLSGQLYIWLMNGLSVASKGSPGTVSDLNWQIEQVADFDGDGQADILWRHALSGQVYLWLMNGITIASPRSLGLVSDLNWVIRDVADFDGDGKADILWRHALSGQLYTWLMDGLSVASLGSPGTVSDLNWRINQTADFDGDGQADILWRHALSGQVYLWLMNGIAIASPGSLGLVSDLNWEMK